A genome region from Arachidicoccus soli includes the following:
- a CDS encoding DUF4345 domain-containing protein — protein sequence MELFLQILLGIVSLICLLGGINLLLKGATSFLPKETPVQPVLDDLFRFLSGIYFGLGILMAWVVFNFHEIHNLIYFIGIVVIFSGLGRLYSRIKIGSAGKYFDYIMVFEIILGITIMLLQYFR from the coding sequence ATGGAATTATTCTTACAAATTTTATTAGGCATAGTATCACTGATATGCCTTTTAGGAGGTATCAACCTCTTGTTAAAAGGAGCTACCTCCTTTTTGCCTAAAGAAACTCCAGTTCAACCCGTATTAGATGATCTTTTTAGATTTTTGAGTGGAATTTATTTCGGGTTGGGAATCTTAATGGCCTGGGTTGTTTTTAATTTCCATGAAATACATAATTTAATTTATTTTATAGGCATTGTTGTTATTTTTTCGGGACTAGGTAGACTGTACTCGAGAATAAAAATTGGCTCCGCCGGAAAATATTTTGACTATATAATGGTGTTTGAAATTATTTTAGGGATTACCATTATGCTACTGCAATATTTCAGATAG
- a CDS encoding acyl-CoA thioesterase codes for MDAKKASESLVVMNELVLPNDTNTFENLMGGRLMYWMDIAGAMSAARHCNSPCMTASVDNLSFKNPIKIGNIVHIEAKLTRAFNTSMEINIKVWGEDSLHQYRYESNEAYFTFVALDPNNRPRKVPQVIAETPEEQEQYVGALRRRQLRLILAGKMSPDDATELRALFVPSKENL; via the coding sequence ATGGATGCAAAAAAGGCAAGCGAGAGTTTGGTGGTAATGAACGAGTTAGTACTTCCTAATGATACCAACACGTTTGAAAATTTAATGGGTGGCAGACTTATGTATTGGATGGACATTGCTGGTGCGATGTCGGCCGCACGTCACTGCAACTCTCCATGTATGACGGCCAGTGTAGATAACCTGAGCTTTAAAAACCCCATTAAGATTGGCAATATTGTACATATTGAAGCTAAGCTGACACGCGCTTTCAACACCTCGATGGAAATAAATATAAAGGTTTGGGGGGAAGATAGTTTGCATCAGTATAGATACGAAAGCAATGAAGCTTATTTTACTTTTGTTGCGTTGGATCCTAATAACCGTCCCAGAAAAGTACCACAGGTAATTGCGGAAACTCCTGAAGAACAAGAACAATATGTAGGTGCATTGCGTAGAAGGCAGTTACGGTTGATACTGGCGGGAAAGATGTCACCAGATGATGCAACTGAATTGCGTGCTCTTTTCGTCCCTTCTAAAGAAAACTTGTAA
- the bcp gene encoding thioredoxin-dependent thiol peroxidase — MSIVLKVGEKAPEFKGVDQNGNVIALSDFKGKKLVLYFYPKDNTPGCTTQACNLRDNYEELINKGFQIIGVSGDTVKSHKKFEEKFDLPFPLIADEDKLILEDYGVWKPKMFMGRSFIGIHRTTFLIDEKGFIKAIIEKPNTKNHTEEVLEVWETA; from the coding sequence ATGTCAATAGTATTAAAAGTAGGCGAAAAAGCCCCGGAGTTTAAAGGTGTAGATCAAAATGGGAATGTCATTGCGTTGTCAGATTTTAAAGGTAAAAAACTGGTGTTGTATTTTTATCCTAAGGACAATACGCCAGGCTGTACTACACAAGCCTGTAACTTACGTGACAATTATGAAGAGCTTATCAATAAAGGGTTCCAGATTATTGGCGTAAGTGGTGATACTGTAAAAAGCCACAAAAAATTTGAAGAGAAATTTGATTTACCTTTTCCTTTAATCGCTGACGAAGACAAATTGATTTTAGAAGATTATGGTGTGTGGAAACCTAAAATGTTTATGGGTCGTTCATTTATTGGCATTCATCGCACTACTTTTCTGATTGATGAAAAAGGATTTATTAAAGCGATTATTGAAAAGCCCAATACGAAGAACCATACAGAAGAAGTATTGGAAGTTTGGGAAACGGCATAA
- a CDS encoding UbiD family decarboxylase, with protein MAYNNIEDCLEDLESTRQLIRIKEEVDPYLEMAAIQLRVYEEGGPAILFENVKGSKYRAVCNIFGTLERSKYIFRETLPKVQQLIELRKSPMNALKHPFKNLNTGLSALKALPIKKTSYIKIPFEEIKITDLPQIQHWQNDGGAFITLPQVYSENIEKPGVMQSNLGMYRIQLSGNEYVSNEEIGLHYQIHRGIGIHQSIANKKNEPLKVSIFVGGPPAHTLAAVMPLPEGLSELTFAGMLAGRRFRYYYQDGYCISADADFVITGEIFPNETKPEGPFGDHLGYYSLQHEFPVMRVHKVLAKKDAIWPFTVVGRPPQEDTSFGALIHEITGDAIEQEIPGLKAINAVDAAGVHPLLLAIGSERYTPFNNKKRPAELLTLANRILGTGQLSLAKYLFITSDDTHQLSVNNIEDYFKYILERIDWRRDIHFQTNTTIDTLDYSGTGLNAGSKVVLAAYGDQIRSLSNELPQCLRAISFAKAKIALPGIVALQTDAFISYEATEKEIEQLNKLLKEHAASLKEIPLIILCDDAEFVAENLNNFLWVSFTRSNPSHDIYGLNSFTQYKHWGCESSLIIDARAKPQHAPALLKNEAVEKRVDEILKRNWL; from the coding sequence ATGGCTTACAACAATATAGAAGATTGCTTAGAGGACCTGGAAAGTACACGTCAGTTGATACGCATTAAAGAAGAGGTTGATCCATATTTGGAAATGGCAGCCATACAATTACGTGTATACGAAGAAGGCGGTCCGGCTATTTTGTTTGAGAATGTAAAAGGCAGTAAATACCGTGCAGTTTGCAATATATTCGGCACTTTGGAAAGAAGTAAATATATTTTTCGTGAGACCTTGCCTAAGGTACAGCAATTAATTGAACTACGAAAAAGCCCGATGAATGCCTTAAAGCACCCTTTTAAAAACTTGAATACAGGGTTATCGGCATTGAAAGCCTTGCCAATAAAAAAAACCAGCTATATTAAAATTCCTTTTGAAGAAATAAAGATTACGGATTTGCCCCAAATACAGCATTGGCAAAATGATGGCGGAGCTTTTATTACTTTACCTCAAGTATATTCTGAAAATATAGAAAAGCCCGGTGTGATGCAATCCAATCTTGGAATGTACCGTATACAACTCTCGGGTAATGAATATGTCTCTAATGAAGAAATAGGATTACATTATCAGATACATCGTGGTATTGGTATACACCAATCTATTGCGAACAAAAAAAATGAGCCGCTTAAGGTAAGCATCTTTGTAGGTGGCCCACCTGCGCATACTTTGGCCGCCGTGATGCCTTTGCCGGAAGGATTGAGCGAATTGACTTTTGCTGGAATGCTCGCAGGAAGAAGGTTCCGCTATTATTATCAAGATGGTTATTGTATCAGTGCCGATGCTGATTTTGTAATTACCGGAGAGATTTTTCCCAATGAAACAAAACCGGAAGGCCCTTTTGGTGATCATTTAGGATATTATAGTTTACAACACGAGTTTCCGGTAATGCGGGTACATAAAGTGCTCGCAAAGAAAGATGCTATTTGGCCATTCACAGTTGTTGGGCGGCCGCCACAAGAAGATACTTCTTTTGGCGCGCTCATTCATGAGATTACGGGAGATGCCATCGAACAGGAAATACCTGGATTGAAAGCTATCAATGCCGTAGATGCTGCAGGGGTACACCCTTTATTGTTGGCAATTGGCAGCGAGCGTTATACGCCTTTTAATAATAAAAAACGACCGGCAGAATTGTTAACATTGGCTAATAGGATCTTAGGTACCGGACAATTAAGTCTAGCGAAATACTTGTTTATTACATCCGACGACACACATCAATTGTCTGTAAATAATATTGAAGATTATTTTAAATATATTCTAGAAAGAATCGATTGGCGGAGAGATATACATTTTCAAACCAATACAACTATTGATACACTCGATTATTCCGGCACAGGCTTAAATGCAGGCAGCAAAGTAGTTTTAGCCGCGTATGGTGATCAAATAAGATCTTTGTCGAATGAATTACCGCAATGTTTAAGAGCAATTTCTTTTGCAAAGGCAAAAATTGCTTTACCTGGGATTGTTGCTTTGCAAACAGATGCTTTTATTAGTTATGAAGCAACAGAAAAGGAAATAGAACAATTAAATAAATTATTAAAAGAACACGCTGCATCGCTTAAAGAGATTCCCCTTATAATTCTTTGTGATGATGCCGAATTTGTTGCAGAAAACCTGAATAATTTTCTTTGGGTAAGTTTTACACGCAGCAACCCCTCTCACGATATTTATGGTCTTAATTCCTTTACGCAGTATAAACATTGGGGCTGCGAAAGCTCATTGATTATTGACGCTAGAGCTAAACCGCAACACGCACCAGCACTTTTAAAAAATGAAGCTGTAGAAAAAAGAGTAGATGAAATTTTGAAAAGAAATTGGTTGTAA
- the hisH gene encoding imidazole glycerol phosphate synthase subunit HisH produces the protein MKIAIVKYNAGNIQSVLYALERIGCTASVTDDFEEIKNADKVIFPGVGEASSAMRYLHERNLDKLIKSLTQPVLGICLGMQLMCKHSEEGDAECLNIFDEEVKQFKSKEYKVPQIGWNNIYDLQNTPLFEGVKEESYIYLVHGFYAAIGGHTIAKTNYIQPYSTALHRNNFYGVQFHPEKSADVGEQILRNFIFKI, from the coding sequence ATGAAAATAGCCATCGTAAAGTATAATGCGGGCAATATACAATCGGTATTATATGCCTTGGAACGTATCGGTTGTACTGCAAGTGTTACAGATGATTTCGAAGAAATTAAAAATGCCGATAAAGTAATCTTTCCTGGAGTAGGAGAGGCGAGTAGCGCCATGAGATATTTGCATGAAAGGAATTTAGACAAACTGATTAAAAGCCTTACACAACCTGTTTTGGGAATATGTCTGGGTATGCAGCTGATGTGTAAACACAGCGAAGAAGGGGATGCCGAATGTCTCAATATTTTTGATGAGGAAGTCAAACAGTTTAAGTCAAAAGAGTATAAAGTCCCTCAAATTGGCTGGAACAATATTTATGACTTGCAGAATACACCTTTATTTGAAGGAGTAAAAGAAGAGAGTTATATTTATTTGGTGCATGGTTTTTATGCGGCTATAGGAGGACATACAATTGCCAAAACTAATTATATTCAACCTTATAGCACTGCACTGCATAGAAATAATTTCTATGGCGTTCAATTTCATCCGGAGAAGAGTGCAGATGTAGGGGAACAAATTTTGCGTAACTTTATTTTTAAAATTTAA
- a CDS encoding GNAT family N-acetyltransferase: MGNINFKLFPVLRTERLILRQLVDSDADEIFALRSNNQVNKYLDRKASNSIDEAKNFIRTIHENIQRNDSIYWAIALNGADRLIGTICLFDFSDDNLKAEIGYELLPDFQRKGIMQEAASKVIEFGTQDIRLKSIVAYTHFENHRSTRLLEKFNFKKRSVEDNNLMLFKLTDNG, from the coding sequence ATGGGAAACATAAATTTCAAACTATTTCCAGTTTTAAGAACAGAAAGGTTGATATTGAGACAGCTTGTAGATAGTGATGCGGATGAAATATTTGCGCTGCGTTCGAATAACCAAGTAAATAAATATCTTGACAGGAAGGCAAGTAATTCAATTGATGAAGCAAAAAATTTTATCCGGACTATTCATGAAAATATCCAAAGAAACGATTCAATTTATTGGGCAATTGCATTGAATGGTGCTGACAGACTAATTGGAACAATCTGTTTATTTGACTTTTCGGATGACAATTTAAAGGCAGAGATTGGATATGAATTATTACCCGATTTTCAGAGAAAAGGAATAATGCAGGAAGCGGCCTCAAAAGTAATTGAATTTGGAACTCAAGATATCCGACTAAAATCAATAGTAGCATATACTCATTTTGAAAACCATAGGTCAACAAGGCTTTTGGAGAAATTTAATTTTAAAAAACGTAGCGTTGAAGACAACAACTTAATGTTATTTAAGCTGACGGATAATGGTTGA
- a CDS encoding hydroxymethylglutaryl-CoA lyase — MKSKSRISERLFINPYSAIDIVECPRDAMQGWPHFIPTDKKVEYLNALLSVGFHTIDFGSFVSSKAIPQMADTKVVIQQLNLSDTKSKLLAIVANVRGAEEACTYEAINVLGFPFSISPSFQMRNTNSTIEESLQRVETILELCKRNKKELVIYLSMGFGNPYGDEYNEEILLHWANEMVNRGIKIISLADTVGLATTEEINFALKTLIPKYPEVNFGVHLHSTKGNIQQKLKAALDAGCKRFDGALKGIGGCPMAQNDLVGNMDTEKMIDYFEEEKYTLNLDKLALKKAHLLAESIFI; from the coding sequence ATGAAATCAAAAAGTCGAATATCTGAGCGTTTATTCATCAACCCTTATTCTGCAATAGATATTGTTGAATGCCCCCGTGATGCAATGCAAGGATGGCCGCATTTTATTCCTACGGATAAAAAAGTGGAATATCTCAACGCTCTTCTGTCTGTAGGTTTTCACACGATAGACTTTGGGAGTTTTGTTTCTTCAAAAGCCATTCCACAAATGGCAGATACAAAAGTGGTAATACAACAATTGAATTTGTCCGATACAAAATCGAAACTTTTGGCAATTGTCGCCAATGTGCGTGGTGCAGAGGAGGCTTGTACATATGAAGCGATAAATGTATTAGGGTTTCCTTTTTCTATTTCACCTAGTTTTCAAATGCGCAATACCAATAGCACGATAGAAGAGAGCTTGCAAAGAGTAGAGACTATTCTTGAGTTGTGTAAAAGAAATAAAAAAGAATTGGTCATTTATTTAAGTATGGGTTTTGGCAATCCATATGGCGATGAATACAATGAAGAAATATTATTGCATTGGGCAAATGAGATGGTGAATCGCGGTATTAAAATTATTTCTTTAGCAGATACTGTAGGACTTGCGACGACAGAAGAGATAAACTTTGCGTTGAAAACTTTAATTCCTAAATACCCTGAGGTAAATTTTGGCGTGCATCTTCATTCTACAAAAGGGAATATACAGCAAAAACTGAAAGCTGCTCTTGATGCAGGTTGCAAGCGCTTTGACGGCGCATTGAAAGGTATCGGTGGCTGTCCAATGGCACAGAATGATTTAGTGGGCAATATGGATACTGAAAAAATGATCGATTATTTTGAGGAAGAGAAATATACATTAAATTTAGACAAATTGGCTTTGAAAAAAGCGCATTTATTAGCAGAAAGTATTTTTATATAA
- a CDS encoding N-acetylmuramic acid 6-phosphate etherase, translated as MESFIKVTEESSHYHHLEKMTIGELLTNMNREDLLVAEAVGKSISQIENLIQALVLKMKSGGRLFYIGAGTSGRLGVLDASECPPTFGVDKTLITGVIAGGEKALTNPIEHAEDSLMQGWKDLMRHHVSIKDMVIGLSTSGTTPYVLSALERCKEQNILTGSITCNHNSPIAHVADFPIEVIVGPEFLTGSTRLKAGTAEKMVLNMISTSAMIQLGKVLDNKMINMQLSNDKLIDRGARMLMQELNIEDYEKAKAILLQYGTVAKALNNYAIEK; from the coding sequence TTGGAAAGTTTTATTAAAGTAACTGAAGAAAGTTCGCATTATCATCATTTGGAAAAGATGACGATTGGGGAACTACTGACGAACATGAATAGAGAGGATCTCTTAGTCGCGGAGGCCGTTGGGAAATCCATTTCACAAATAGAAAATTTAATACAAGCTTTAGTATTGAAAATGAAATCCGGAGGCCGCCTTTTCTATATCGGTGCCGGGACTAGCGGAAGATTGGGCGTATTAGATGCCAGTGAATGCCCACCGACTTTTGGTGTAGATAAAACTTTAATTACCGGAGTAATTGCGGGTGGTGAAAAAGCATTAACAAACCCCATTGAACACGCTGAAGATAGCTTAATGCAAGGGTGGAAGGATTTAATGAGACATCATGTTTCTATAAAAGATATGGTCATTGGACTTTCCACAAGCGGAACGACGCCTTATGTCTTATCTGCATTAGAAAGGTGTAAGGAACAAAATATTCTTACCGGCAGTATAACTTGCAACCATAATAGCCCTATAGCACATGTTGCCGATTTTCCAATAGAAGTAATTGTCGGCCCAGAATTCTTAACAGGGAGTACAAGATTGAAAGCAGGAACAGCAGAGAAAATGGTTCTGAACATGATTTCTACTTCTGCGATGATTCAATTAGGGAAAGTACTGGACAATAAAATGATCAACATGCAACTTTCTAATGATAAATTGATAGACAGAGGTGCGCGCATGTTAATGCAAGAGTTGAATATTGAAGACTACGAAAAAGCGAAAGCGATATTATTGCAATATGGTACTGTTGCAAAGGCTTTAAATAACTACGCCATCGAGAAATAG
- a CDS encoding glutathione peroxidase, with product MKGLLFLGITALILVGASSFILKNKTTKMNDNNDNNYAKKSIYNFKIASIDGGVIDFAKFKGKYILVVNTASKCGFTPQYKGLEQLYKDYQNKLVIVGFPSDNFADQEFHDNKDIKSFCEKNYGVTFPLTTRVDVKGKDITPMFDYLTHKSENGVLDAKISWNFNKFLIDPNGNLLQHFDSKVTPESEEILKYLK from the coding sequence ATGAAAGGTTTACTTTTTCTGGGTATAACAGCGTTGATTTTGGTAGGAGCTTCTTCTTTTATTTTAAAAAATAAAACTACAAAAATGAACGATAATAACGATAATAACTACGCCAAAAAATCGATATACAATTTTAAAATTGCATCTATCGATGGTGGCGTGATTGACTTTGCAAAGTTCAAAGGAAAATATATTCTGGTCGTGAATACCGCTTCAAAATGTGGCTTTACACCGCAATACAAAGGATTGGAACAATTGTATAAAGACTATCAGAATAAATTGGTAATTGTAGGCTTTCCTTCCGATAATTTTGCCGATCAAGAATTCCACGACAATAAAGACATCAAATCTTTTTGTGAAAAAAACTATGGTGTTACTTTCCCATTGACAACCCGTGTAGATGTGAAGGGAAAAGATATTACCCCTATGTTTGACTATCTTACACATAAATCTGAGAATGGTGTGTTAGATGCCAAAATTTCCTGGAACTTCAATAAATTCTTAATTGACCCTAACGGGAATTTGTTACAACATTTCGACTCCAAAGTGACTCCTGAAAGCGAAGAAATATTAAAATATTTAAAATAG
- the rlmB gene encoding 23S rRNA (guanosine(2251)-2'-O)-methyltransferase RlmB, producing MPFYKKQTNNYQPKKNIIAGRNPVAEALKAGDNIDKILLFKNATGEAINTIRHKANQLNIPVQYVPMEKLNGLTNIAHQGVIAFKSSVVYQDLQQIIDWINDKGETPLFLMLDGVTDVRNIGAIARSALCTGTHAIIIPDKGVGALNEDAVKSSAGALEQIQICRVNSLLKAVDELHLNGIKVFTSEMNAEKKLFELDFKDPCCIVMGGEENGVQSYISKAADAKFSIPMKGDFDSLNVSVAAGISLYEALKQRII from the coding sequence ATGCCTTTTTATAAAAAGCAAACAAATAATTATCAGCCTAAAAAAAACATTATAGCCGGTAGAAACCCGGTAGCAGAAGCCTTAAAGGCCGGCGATAATATTGATAAAATTTTATTATTCAAAAATGCCACCGGCGAAGCCATAAATACAATTCGCCATAAAGCAAATCAGTTAAATATTCCGGTACAATATGTACCAATGGAAAAATTAAATGGCTTAACCAATATTGCACATCAAGGTGTAATTGCTTTTAAATCTTCGGTCGTTTATCAGGACTTACAACAAATAATTGATTGGATCAACGACAAAGGAGAAACACCTTTATTCTTAATGTTAGATGGCGTTACTGATGTACGCAATATTGGTGCAATTGCCCGAAGCGCTTTGTGCACGGGCACACACGCTATTATTATTCCAGACAAGGGCGTAGGAGCCTTGAATGAAGATGCCGTAAAAAGCAGTGCAGGCGCCTTAGAACAAATACAAATTTGCCGTGTCAATAGTTTATTGAAAGCGGTGGATGAATTACACTTGAATGGTATCAAAGTTTTTACCAGCGAAATGAATGCCGAAAAGAAATTATTTGAATTAGATTTTAAGGATCCATGTTGTATTGTAATGGGTGGAGAAGAAAACGGTGTACAATCTTATATTTCCAAGGCTGCAGATGCCAAATTCTCTATTCCAATGAAAGGAGATTTTGATTCTCTAAACGTATCAGTAGCGGCAGGTATTTCTTTGTATGAAGCATTGAAGCAGAGAATCATTTAA
- the polA gene encoding DNA polymerase I: protein MEKKLFLLDALALIYRAYYALIRNPRVTSTGKNTNAQFGFTNTLVELLNKYKPSHMAVCFDTHAPTERHIEFEAYKANRQETPEDLLAAIPEIKRIIEGFNIPVIESDGYEADDIIGTLAWQAADAGYSVFMVTPDKDYGQLLTKPNVFIYKPAYMGNKEEILTAEKICQKWDIARVEQVIDILGLMGDAVDNIPGIAGVGEKTAAKLLKEYDSIENILANADNIKGALGEKVRAGKENAILSKRLATIITDVPVTFHERDFCVEAYNKEALAEVFSELEFRTLGKRILGEDFKMAVPENVQTDLFGNVVETKTKITKTTTTIGENVTIEQLEIKNISNTPHDYQLVDSEEKIKTLVKNLKNYKEICFDTETTGTDPNNVELVGLSFSVKKGEAFYVPISSDQKEAQKQIDLFDELFINEKIVWIGQNLKYDIIVMKWYGKSLIGKIFDTMVAHYVIEPEGRRGMDLLSEKYLGYEPVPIEELIGKKGKTQGNMRDVPVKNIAEYAGEDADITLQLKDVFAPLIVEKDVEKVFEKSDIPLVKVLANIEFEGVRIDEEFLNNYSVVLEKDAKIFEENVYQAAGLRFNLASPKQLGEVLFDKLKLDEKAKKTKTGQYATGEDVLTKLAVQHKIADDILSFRELTKLKNTYVDTLPQLINPRTGRVHTSFNQTLVVTGRLSSNNPNLQNIPVRTERGKEIRKAFIPRDENHLLISADYSQVELRVVAAISGDKNMSEAFKSGADIHTATAAKVYGIDISDVTKEQRYKAKSVNFGIIYGQGAFGLAQNLGISRTEAKEIIDNYKTEFSGIAKYMADSIAFAQKNGYVQTLLGRKAWIRDINSSNFTVKGFAERIAINAPIQGSAADMIKLAMIKIDAELTKRQLESKMILQVHDELLFDVVKEEIEEIKAIVLDNMCNAMPLPHDVPVVAELGVGKNWLEAH from the coding sequence ATGGAAAAAAAATTATTTCTTTTGGATGCTTTGGCATTGATTTATCGTGCGTATTATGCGCTTATTCGTAATCCACGTGTAACATCAACAGGTAAAAACACGAATGCGCAATTTGGCTTTACCAATACTTTAGTCGAATTATTGAATAAATACAAACCATCGCACATGGCGGTTTGTTTTGATACACACGCGCCCACCGAAAGACATATTGAGTTTGAAGCATATAAAGCAAATAGGCAAGAAACGCCGGAAGATTTGTTGGCTGCTATTCCAGAAATTAAAAGAATTATTGAAGGCTTTAATATTCCCGTAATTGAAAGCGATGGTTACGAAGCCGACGATATAATTGGCACGCTTGCCTGGCAGGCTGCAGATGCTGGTTATAGCGTATTTATGGTAACCCCCGATAAGGATTACGGGCAATTACTCACTAAACCGAATGTCTTTATTTACAAGCCGGCTTATATGGGCAATAAAGAAGAAATTTTAACGGCGGAGAAAATCTGTCAGAAATGGGATATTGCTCGTGTGGAGCAGGTAATTGATATTTTAGGATTGATGGGAGATGCGGTAGATAATATTCCGGGCATTGCAGGCGTGGGTGAGAAAACAGCCGCTAAATTGTTGAAAGAATATGATTCGATAGAAAATATTTTGGCGAATGCCGATAATATAAAAGGCGCATTGGGAGAGAAGGTCCGTGCCGGAAAAGAGAATGCTATCTTATCTAAAAGACTGGCGACCATTATTACGGATGTTCCGGTAACTTTTCACGAAAGAGATTTTTGTGTAGAAGCATACAATAAAGAAGCTTTGGCCGAAGTCTTTTCAGAATTAGAGTTTAGAACTTTAGGTAAAAGAATATTGGGTGAAGACTTTAAAATGGCTGTTCCCGAAAATGTACAGACCGATTTATTTGGTAACGTGGTAGAAACAAAAACTAAAATAACAAAAACGACTACTACCATTGGCGAGAATGTTACAATTGAACAACTGGAAATAAAAAATATTAGTAATACACCACATGACTATCAATTAGTTGATTCTGAAGAGAAAATAAAAACACTGGTTAAAAATTTAAAGAATTATAAGGAAATCTGTTTCGATACGGAAACCACCGGCACTGATCCCAATAATGTTGAGTTGGTTGGTTTGAGCTTTTCTGTAAAGAAAGGGGAGGCCTTTTATGTACCCATTTCTTCTGATCAAAAGGAAGCACAAAAACAAATAGACCTTTTTGATGAATTATTTATTAATGAAAAAATCGTTTGGATAGGGCAAAACTTGAAATACGACATTATTGTCATGAAATGGTATGGGAAAAGTTTGATAGGAAAGATTTTCGATACCATGGTCGCTCATTATGTAATTGAGCCGGAAGGTAGGCGTGGCATGGATTTGCTGAGCGAAAAATATTTGGGTTACGAACCTGTTCCTATTGAAGAGCTGATTGGTAAGAAAGGAAAAACTCAGGGTAATATGCGCGACGTGCCGGTGAAGAATATTGCAGAGTATGCCGGAGAAGATGCAGATATTACCTTGCAGTTGAAAGATGTTTTTGCGCCTTTGATTGTAGAGAAGGATGTGGAGAAAGTATTTGAAAAATCAGATATTCCTTTGGTAAAAGTATTGGCCAATATTGAGTTTGAGGGGGTGCGTATTGATGAAGAGTTTTTAAATAATTATTCTGTCGTATTAGAAAAAGATGCCAAGATTTTTGAAGAGAACGTCTATCAAGCGGCGGGTCTACGTTTTAATCTAGCATCACCAAAACAATTAGGCGAAGTTCTTTTTGATAAATTAAAATTGGACGAAAAAGCCAAGAAAACCAAGACAGGACAATATGCGACGGGTGAAGATGTATTGACAAAACTTGCAGTACAACATAAGATCGCAGATGATATTTTATCTTTCAGGGAATTAACAAAGTTGAAAAATACTTATGTAGATACTTTACCACAATTAATTAACCCGCGTACCGGGCGAGTGCATACTTCTTTTAATCAAACCTTGGTAGTTACCGGTCGTTTGAGCAGTAATAATCCTAATCTGCAAAATATTCCTGTCCGTACAGAAAGGGGGAAAGAGATACGTAAAGCTTTTATCCCGCGTGATGAAAATCATTTACTGATTAGCGCAGATTATTCCCAAGTGGAATTAAGGGTTGTGGCAGCCATCAGTGGTGATAAAAATATGAGCGAGGCTTTTAAAAGCGGTGCTGATATTCATACGGCCACAGCTGCAAAAGTTTATGGTATAGATATTTCAGATGTTACTAAAGAACAAAGATATAAGGCGAAGAGCGTGAACTTTGGTATTATTTATGGGCAGGGCGCTTTTGGTTTAGCGCAAAATTTAGGCATCAGCCGTACTGAAGCAAAAGAGATTATTGACAATTATAAAACAGAATTTTCGGGCATTGCAAAATATATGGCTGACTCAATTGCCTTCGCCCAGAAGAATGGTTATGTGCAAACACTCTTAGGTAGAAAAGCCTGGATTCGCGATATAAATTCTTCTAATTTCACAGTCAAAGGTTTTGCTGAACGCATCGCTATCAACGCACCCATACAAGGATCCGCAGCGGATATGATTAAGTTGGCTATGATTAAAATTGATGCAGAATTGACTAAAAGGCAATTAGAATCAAAAATGATATTGCAAGTGCACGATGAATTACTGTTCGATGTAGTGAAGGAAGAGATAGAAGAGATAAAGGCAATTGTTTTAGATAATATGTGCAACGCGATGCCCTTGCCTCACGATGTTCCGGTTGTGGCTGAATTAGGTGTGGGTAAAAATTGGTTGGAAGCACATTAG